The genomic window GAGTGGACATCAGCCTGCCCGTCTCGATCGGCCTGGCCGCGGTCCTCTACCTGGGGATGCTGTTCCTGTTCCCGGAGCCCCGCTACGTGTTCGGCCCGGACGGCCCGCGTCTGGTCCCGGCGCGAGACGCGGAGATGCCCGCCGTGGTCGACGATCACACCGCCTCCGAGCACCGCGTCAAAACCCGTACCAGCTAAGGAAAGATCTTGTCCGTTCCCCGTATCGTCCAGGACGGTCGTGTCGGCCAGGTCGACGCGACCGTGGTCCCCCGGTTCGCCGGGCCGGCCACCTTCGCCCGGCTGCCCCGCATCGACGAGGTCTCCGACGTCGACGTGGCAGTGCTCGGTGTGCCGTTCGACGCCGGAGTCTCCTACCGTCCGGGAGCCCGGTTCGGCCCCGCCCACGTCCGCGAGTCGTCGCGCCTGCTGCGGCCCTACAACCCGGCCGCCGACGTGTCCCCGTTCGCCAGCCAGCAGGTCGTCGACGCCGGTGACCTGGCGGTCAACCCGTTCTCCCTGGACGAGGCGATCGCTGCGATCGAGGCCGGCGCCCGGGACCTGCTGGAACGGGCCGGGCGCCTGGTCGGCATCGGCGGCGACCACACCATCGCGCTGCCGCTGCTGCGGGCCGTCGCCGCGAAACACGGGCCGGTCGCCGTCGTGCACTTCGACGCCCACCTGGACACCTGGGACACCTACTTCGGGGCCGCGCACACCCACGGCACCCCGTTCCGGCGCGCCTCCGAAGAGGGCCTGATCGACACGTCCGGCTGCCTGCACGTCGGCACCCGCGGCCCGCTCTACTCCAGCAGCGACCTGGCCGAGGACAAGGAACTGGGCTTCCACGTGGTACCCAGCGTGGAGATCGACGACCTGGGCGCCCGCGGTATCGCCGAGCGCATCCGCGACCGGGTCCAGGACCGCCCGGTCTACCTGTCGATCGACATCGACGTGCTCGACCCGGCGTTCGCACCCGGCACCGGCACCCCTGAGGCCGGTGGCATGACCAGCCGGGAACTGCTCGCCGTGCTGCGCAGCTTCGGCACGCTCAACCTGGTCGGCGCGGACGTCGTCGAGGTCGCACCGGCCTACGACCACGCCGAGATCACCGGCATCGCCGCGGCTCACACGGTTTACGAGATCCTGTCCGCCCTCGCACCCAGGAGTGCCCGGTGACCCCACAGCAAGCCGCCGACCGGCTCCTCGCCGCGTTCGCCGCCCACGACACCGCCGGCTATTTCGCCTGCTTCGCCGGGGACGCGACGTTCCTGTTCCACACGACGCCGGGGCTGTTGCGGTCGCGGTCCGATTACGAGCAGTTGTGGTACGGGTGGGAGAGTGACGGATTCCGGGTCCTGTCGTGCACGTCCTCGGACCAGGACATGCGTGTCTACGGCGATACCGCGATCTTCACCCATAGCGTACGAACGATCGTGTTCTCCGACGGTGCGGAGCAGACCCTCACCGAACGCGAGACGATCGTCTTCCGGCACGACGGCGACCAGTGGCTCGCCGTCCACGAACACCTGAGTGGAGATCCGTCGTGAGCAGCTACGAAGTCGTCGACCCGGCGACCGGGGAACTAGTCGCGTCGTTCCCGACCGCCTCGGACGCCGAGGTCACCGCGGCCGTCGGGCACGCCCATGACGCGTTCGTGACGTGGGCCCGGACCGTGCCCGTCGCCACCCGGGCCGCACTGATCGGCCGGGTCGCCGCCCTGCACACCGAACGGCGCCAGGAACTGGCCGAGGCGATCCGGCGGGAGATGGGCAAACCGCTCGACGACGCCCTCGGTGAGGTCGACTTCTCCGCGTCGATCTACCAGTACTACGCCGACAACGCCGCGTCGTTCCTCGCCGACGAGCAGATCGAACTGCTCGAGGGTGCGGGTTCGGCGGTCGTCCAGCGGCGCCCGCTCGGCGTACTCCTCGGGATCATGCCGTGGAACTACCCCGCCTACCAGGTCGCCAGGTTCGCCGGACCGAACCTGGCGGCCGGCAACACCATCGTGCTCAAACACGCCCCGCAATGCCCCGCCTCGGCGACCCTGCTCGCCGACATCTTCCGGGACGCCGGTTTCCCGGACGGCGCCTACGTCAACGTGTTCGCCACCAACGAGCAGATCGAGCAGGTCATCGCCGACCCCCGCGTGCAGGGTGTCTCGCTGACCGGTTCGGAACGGGCCGGGGCGGCGGTCGCCGAGATCGCCGGCCGGCACCTGAAGAAGGTCGTCCTGGAACTCGGCGGCTCCGACCCGTTCATCGTGCTGAGCAGCGACGACCTCGACGCCACCGTGGCGGCGGCGGTGGCCGCCCGGCTCGACAACACCGGGCAGGCCTGCAACGCCGGCAAGCGGTTCATCGTGCACCGGGACCTGTACGACGAGTTCCTGCCCCGGTTCACCGCGGCCGTGCTGGCCACCCCGCCCGCGCCGCTGTCCTCGGCGGCCGCCGCGTCCCGGCTGGAGTCGCAGGTCGCCACCGCGGTGTCCGGCGGGGCCACGCTGGAGACCGCCGGCTCCCGGGACGGCGCCTGGTACCCGCCGGGTGTCCTGACCGGTGTCACCGACTTCCCGGAGGAACTGTTCGGGCCGGTCGCGATCGTCTACCGGGCCGCCGACGAGGCGCAGGCCGTGGAGATCGCCAACGACACCCCGTACGGCCTCGGGTCCTATGTCTTCACCACCGACCCGGCGCAGGCCCTGCGGGTCGCCGACCACCTCGACACCGGCATGGTCTTCATCAACGGTGTCGGAGCCGAAGGCGCCGAACTGCCCTTCGGCGGTGTGAAGCGCTCCGGTTTCGGCCGCGAACTGGGCCGCTTCGGCATCGAGGAGTTCGTCAACCGCAAACTGATCCGCACCGTCGGCTAGAGCCGGTCCGGGTCACCGCACCGAAGACCATGCGGTGAGGGTGGGGACGCAGCGGTCGGCGAAGGCCTCGGCGTTCGGCTCCCATCGTGACCGCCCCGTATCCGTGGTCGGTCACCAGGATCTCCCCGCCCGGCGGAAGGTCGACGCTGCCCAGGACGGCGCTCGCACCGGCGCTGGCGTTCGGCACCAGGGCCAGCCGGTGGTGCGGGACGCCCATCGGGGAGTTGAAGCACAGTGAAATGTTACAGACGGGCTTCCTGTGCGGGAAGAAACCCAGGTGGCAACTGCGAACGGGGGTGAATGGGCGCTATCCATTCCCTGTAGCGAAGGCAT from Actinoplanes derwentensis includes these protein-coding regions:
- the speB gene encoding agmatinase, which codes for MSVPRIVQDGRVGQVDATVVPRFAGPATFARLPRIDEVSDVDVAVLGVPFDAGVSYRPGARFGPAHVRESSRLLRPYNPAADVSPFASQQVVDAGDLAVNPFSLDEAIAAIEAGARDLLERAGRLVGIGGDHTIALPLLRAVAAKHGPVAVVHFDAHLDTWDTYFGAAHTHGTPFRRASEEGLIDTSGCLHVGTRGPLYSSSDLAEDKELGFHVVPSVEIDDLGARGIAERIRDRVQDRPVYLSIDIDVLDPAFAPGTGTPEAGGMTSRELLAVLRSFGTLNLVGADVVEVAPAYDHAEITGIAAAHTVYEILSALAPRSAR
- a CDS encoding YybH family protein, translating into MTPQQAADRLLAAFAAHDTAGYFACFAGDATFLFHTTPGLLRSRSDYEQLWYGWESDGFRVLSCTSSDQDMRVYGDTAIFTHSVRTIVFSDGAEQTLTERETIVFRHDGDQWLAVHEHLSGDPS
- a CDS encoding NAD-dependent succinate-semialdehyde dehydrogenase, with protein sequence MSSYEVVDPATGELVASFPTASDAEVTAAVGHAHDAFVTWARTVPVATRAALIGRVAALHTERRQELAEAIRREMGKPLDDALGEVDFSASIYQYYADNAASFLADEQIELLEGAGSAVVQRRPLGVLLGIMPWNYPAYQVARFAGPNLAAGNTIVLKHAPQCPASATLLADIFRDAGFPDGAYVNVFATNEQIEQVIADPRVQGVSLTGSERAGAAVAEIAGRHLKKVVLELGGSDPFIVLSSDDLDATVAAAVAARLDNTGQACNAGKRFIVHRDLYDEFLPRFTAAVLATPPAPLSSAAAASRLESQVATAVSGGATLETAGSRDGAWYPPGVLTGVTDFPEELFGPVAIVYRAADEAQAVEIANDTPYGLGSYVFTTDPAQALRVADHLDTGMVFINGVGAEGAELPFGGVKRSGFGRELGRFGIEEFVNRKLIRTVG